The Sphaerospermopsis torques-reginae ITEP-024 genome has a window encoding:
- the argH gene encoding argininosuccinate lyase produces the protein MTEKQTWSQRFETVLHPAIALFNASISFDIELIEYDITGSQAHAQMLSHTGIISPEEGEQLVTGLEQIRQEYREGKFQPGIDAEDVHFAVEKRLTEIIGDVGKKLHTARSRNDQVGTDTRLYLRDQIQQIRQYLREFQKVLLDIAENNVETLIPGYTHLQRAQPLSLAHHLLAYLQMAQRDWERLGDVYKRVNISPLGCGALAGTTFPIDRYYTAKLLHFDSIYANSLDGVSDRDFAIEFLCAASMIMVHLSRLSEEVILWASEEFRFVTLKDSCATGSSIMPQKKNPDVPELVRGKTGRVFGHLQAMLVIMKGLPLAYNKDLQEDKEGIFDTVNTVKACLEAMTILMREGLEFRPQRLAEAVTEDFSNATDVADYLAARGVPFREAYNLVGKVVKTSIAAGKLLKDLTLQEWQQIHPAFAEDIYEAISPRQVVAARNSHGGTGFEPVKQALIAARTQVLQQ, from the coding sequence ATGACCGAAAAACAAACTTGGAGCCAGCGGTTTGAAACAGTCCTACATCCAGCGATCGCTCTTTTTAATGCCAGTATCAGTTTTGACATTGAACTCATAGAATATGACATCACTGGTTCTCAAGCTCATGCTCAAATGCTGTCTCACACAGGAATTATTTCCCCAGAAGAAGGAGAGCAATTAGTTACAGGTTTAGAACAAATTAGGCAAGAATACCGAGAAGGTAAATTTCAACCTGGTATTGATGCCGAAGATGTGCATTTTGCTGTAGAAAAGCGACTTACAGAAATTATTGGCGATGTTGGTAAAAAGCTACATACCGCCCGTTCTCGTAATGACCAAGTAGGAACTGACACAAGACTTTATTTACGCGATCAAATTCAACAAATTCGCCAGTATTTAAGGGAATTTCAAAAAGTATTACTAGATATTGCGGAAAATAACGTTGAAACCCTCATTCCTGGCTATACCCACCTCCAACGCGCCCAACCGCTGAGTTTAGCTCATCACCTGTTAGCATACTTGCAGATGGCACAACGGGACTGGGAACGGTTAGGAGATGTTTACAAACGAGTGAATATTTCCCCCTTGGGTTGTGGTGCTTTAGCGGGAACAACTTTTCCCATTGACAGATATTACACAGCAAAACTATTGCATTTTGACAGTATTTATGCTAATAGCTTAGATGGAGTCAGCGATCGCGATTTTGCCATAGAATTTCTCTGTGCTGCAAGTATGATCATGGTTCACCTCAGCCGACTTTCGGAAGAAGTGATCCTGTGGGCATCAGAAGAATTTCGTTTTGTCACCCTCAAAGATAGCTGTGCCACAGGTTCTAGCATCATGCCCCAAAAGAAAAACCCCGACGTACCAGAGTTAGTGCGAGGTAAAACCGGGCGGGTTTTTGGTCATCTTCAGGCCATGTTAGTAATTATGAAAGGTTTACCCCTGGCATATAACAAAGACTTGCAAGAAGACAAAGAAGGTATTTTTGATACTGTGAACACAGTCAAAGCCTGTTTAGAGGCCATGACTATATTAATGCGAGAAGGTTTAGAATTTCGCCCCCAACGCCTAGCAGAAGCAGTAACAGAAGACTTTTCTAACGCTACCGATGTGGCAGACTATTTAGCAGCGCGGGGAGTACCTTTTAGAGAAGCTTATAACCTGGTTGGTAAAGTCGTGAAAACCAGTATCGCTGCTGGTAAACTGCTGAAAGATTTGACCTTGCAAGAATGGCAACAAATACATCCAGCTTTTGCAGAAGATATTTATGAAGCAATATCACCCCGTCAAGTAGTTGCAGCCCGTAATAGTCACGGTGGTACAGGTTTTGAGCCAGTTAAACAGGCGCTCATTGCTGCACGTACTCAAGTTTTACAACAATAA
- a CDS encoding AAA family ATPase, whose amino-acid sequence MLKTKVFLENFGVIKQGNLELNNLTLLCGANNTAKTYVMYSLYSLVDYDFEVKFNFVENILNKLIEDKVGQYDFGQLITENLDNISQEISQGLYKFLPTLFATEPDEFQNTRIKIELDADLILNNITNYQWQRRLSLGKKESDWFLDIQKPENNTQVTLTMQDKGIQIPHQLLIEIISNTINRLIFNKSNNQNNQTCFLLPAERAGLALFFKELSSIRNRLLHHAQKDNIDPMEVLKDIIHSRYAKPISDHIEFLNDLNNTKKRKSDFQTQTQYIHTKIINGKYEIDRYGDIFFKPHRSKNKKMPLHFTSSTVKTLFSFVFYLEHIAQPGDYLMIDEPELSLHPDNQRNLARVLAKLVNSGIKVVVSTHSPYFVRELNNLIMLNKSFTKADELRRRYGYEPDESLNPEKVSAYLFSDNTINQMEIDHDEGIIAETFDAVINNLNQSSNDIYYASQEEEDWDAE is encoded by the coding sequence GAGTAATCAAACAAGGTAACTTAGAGTTAAATAATTTAACATTACTCTGTGGAGCAAACAATACAGCTAAAACCTATGTAATGTATTCTTTATATTCACTCGTTGATTATGATTTTGAAGTCAAGTTTAATTTTGTTGAGAACATTCTGAATAAATTAATAGAGGATAAAGTTGGTCAATATGATTTTGGACAGTTGATAACTGAAAACTTAGATAACATTTCCCAAGAAATATCACAGGGTCTTTATAAATTTCTACCTACTTTATTTGCAACAGAACCAGATGAATTTCAGAATACTCGGATTAAAATAGAACTTGATGCTGATTTAATTTTAAACAATATTACTAATTATCAATGGCAACGTCGTTTAAGTTTAGGAAAGAAAGAATCGGATTGGTTTTTAGACATTCAGAAACCAGAAAATAACACACAAGTAACTTTGACAATGCAGGATAAAGGAATTCAAATTCCTCATCAATTATTAATAGAAATAATTTCTAATACTATCAATCGTTTAATTTTTAACAAAAGCAACAACCAAAATAATCAAACTTGCTTTTTACTTCCTGCTGAACGTGCAGGACTAGCTTTATTTTTTAAAGAGTTGTCAAGTATTCGTAACCGTCTCTTACATCATGCACAGAAGGATAATATTGATCCTATGGAGGTATTAAAAGATATTATTCACTCTCGATATGCAAAACCCATTTCTGATCATATTGAATTTTTGAATGATTTAAACAACACTAAAAAGCGAAAAAGTGATTTTCAAACACAAACCCAGTATATTCATACAAAAATTATCAATGGTAAATATGAAATAGATCGTTATGGAGATATTTTCTTTAAACCTCATAGAAGTAAAAATAAAAAAATGCCTTTACATTTTACTTCTTCAACAGTAAAAACTCTATTTAGCTTCGTTTTTTATCTGGAACATATTGCTCAACCAGGAGATTATTTAATGATTGATGAACCAGAATTAAGTTTACATCCAGATAATCAAAGAAATTTAGCAAGAGTGTTAGCAAAATTAGTGAATAGTGGTATTAAAGTAGTAGTAAGTACCCATAGTCCCTATTTTGTCCGTGAATTAAATAACTTGATTATGTTAAACAAATCATTTACTAAAGCTGATGAATTAAGAAGGCGGTATGGTTATGAACCAGATGAAAGTTTAAATCCTGAAAAAGTATCTGCTTATCTATTTAGTGATAACACTATTAATCAGATGGAAATTGATCACGATGAAGGTATTATTGCAGAAACATTTGATGCAGTGATTAACAATCTTAATCAGTCTTCCAATGATATTTACTATGCTTCTCAAGAAGAGGAAGATTGGGATGCAGAGTAA
- a CDS encoding 2OG-Fe(II) oxygenase, giving the protein MKYYQLQTNVLPNNYLNDLWGEIQSSPYFAINNLNRDFINTKGFSVVFQRQGLTTVENKFPFFKPYLDLALQPNCNAFYLNPLLLKEGSRVDPHIDRSLRSYCKTIEPPNLVSVLYVRVPENMEGGELVLKSAKRQIGQIKPQANTLVYFQGDLTHSVNAVKTPGNRLSLVCEQYNLTEDELEEIPVFTLESRASQSAHKKRKYGY; this is encoded by the coding sequence ATGAAATACTATCAACTACAAACAAATGTTTTACCTAATAATTACCTCAATGATTTGTGGGGTGAAATCCAATCTAGTCCTTACTTTGCTATCAACAATCTCAACCGTGATTTTATCAACACTAAAGGATTCTCTGTGGTTTTTCAACGTCAAGGATTAACCACAGTGGAAAACAAATTTCCCTTTTTCAAACCTTATTTAGATTTAGCACTGCAACCTAATTGTAATGCTTTTTATCTTAATCCTTTATTGTTAAAAGAAGGTTCTCGTGTTGATCCACATATAGATCGTTCTTTGCGTTCTTATTGTAAAACCATTGAACCACCAAACCTAGTTAGTGTTCTTTATGTGCGAGTACCGGAAAACATGGAAGGGGGAGAATTAGTTTTAAAATCAGCAAAAAGACAAATTGGACAAATCAAACCCCAAGCTAATACCCTAGTTTACTTTCAAGGCGATTTAACCCATTCTGTTAACGCTGTGAAAACTCCCGGAAATCGCCTAAGTTTAGTTTGTGAGCAGTATAATTTAACTGAGGATGAATTAGAGGAAATTCCAGTATTTACCTTAGAATCAAGAGCTAGTCAATCTGCACATAAAAAACGAAAATATGGCTATTAG
- a CDS encoding bifunctional serine/threonine-protein kinase/formylglycine-generating enzyme family protein, which produces MVIGVKLRQRYQISRVLGSGAFGDTYLAEDLDLPNHPQCVVKHLQIKPPNTAAALPIARRLFAQEAETLQKLGSHDQIPQLFAYFEENNEFYLVQEFVKGKDLSQEVYPQNQLPEYQVKKLLIEILEVLTFVHQQNIIHRDLKPQNIMRRSGDGKIMLIDFGAVKETMTVNSQGQTILTVAIGTPGYMPSEQTAGSPKLASDVYAVGMLGIYALTGIQPHQLPKDPTTEEVIWRNWANVSEDFAKILIKMVRYHFSERYSNAGQALKALTPAPAPPPPPPPPPPPAKTDRRHFLQLASVAVGSFGLAVVGNKLFSGSGEQTTPISQTSSPTSSPEPSPQVSQTSVSSTSNNSNLKTFNFEVVKTDSTGSIISRSNSSANYFTEDLGNGVTLEMVEIPGGTFLMGSPESEAQRDSDESPQRQVTVPSFFMGKYQLTQKQYQAIIGNNPSNFKGDNRPVERVSWNDAVRFCEQLSQRTGKNYTLPSEAEWEYACRAGTTTPFYFGESITPDLVNYDGNATYGSAPKGEYRQQTTDVGSFPPNAFGLYDMHGNVWEWCWDDWVDNYNNAPIDGSAATIKSGSKLLRGGSWYNYPRDCRSAYRDDYNPDYRNVNYGFRLVVSGARTL; this is translated from the coding sequence ATGGTGATAGGTGTGAAACTACGTCAACGCTATCAAATCAGCCGCGTTTTAGGTAGCGGTGCTTTTGGTGATACTTACCTAGCCGAAGATTTAGATTTACCTAACCATCCTCAGTGTGTGGTAAAACATCTACAAATTAAACCACCCAACACCGCAGCAGCTTTACCTATCGCTAGAAGGTTATTTGCACAGGAAGCAGAAACATTACAGAAGTTGGGATCTCATGATCAAATTCCTCAACTTTTCGCTTATTTTGAAGAAAATAATGAATTTTATTTAGTCCAAGAATTTGTTAAAGGTAAAGATTTAAGTCAAGAAGTTTATCCTCAAAATCAGTTACCTGAATATCAGGTGAAAAAATTACTGATCGAAATTTTAGAAGTTTTAACTTTTGTTCATCAACAAAATATTATTCACCGCGATCTGAAACCCCAAAATATCATGCGTCGCAGTGGGGATGGTAAAATTATGTTGATTGACTTTGGTGCAGTGAAGGAAACCATGACGGTAAACTCCCAAGGTCAAACTATTTTAACAGTTGCTATTGGTACTCCTGGTTATATGCCTAGTGAACAAACCGCCGGCAGTCCAAAATTAGCCAGTGATGTTTATGCGGTGGGGATGTTGGGAATTTATGCCTTGACGGGAATACAACCCCATCAATTACCTAAAGATCCTACCACTGAAGAGGTAATTTGGCGCAATTGGGCAAATGTCAGTGAAGATTTTGCCAAGATTTTAATTAAGATGGTGCGTTATCACTTCAGCGAACGTTATTCCAATGCAGGACAAGCACTAAAAGCTTTAACTCCTGCACCAGCACCACCTCCACCACCACCTCCACCACCTCCTCCTGCAAAAACAGATCGTCGCCATTTTTTACAACTTGCTAGTGTTGCTGTGGGGAGTTTTGGTTTAGCGGTTGTTGGTAATAAGTTATTTTCTGGGAGTGGAGAACAAACAACCCCTATTTCTCAGACATCTTCTCCAACATCTTCCCCAGAACCAAGTCCCCAAGTTTCTCAAACTTCTGTTTCTTCAACATCAAATAATTCCAACCTGAAAACTTTTAACTTTGAAGTTGTGAAAACCGACTCCACAGGAAGCATTATTAGTAGAAGCAATTCCTCAGCAAATTACTTCACCGAAGATTTAGGAAATGGTGTGACTTTGGAAATGGTGGAAATACCAGGGGGAACTTTCCTCATGGGTTCACCGGAAAGCGAAGCACAACGAGATTCCGATGAAAGTCCCCAACGTCAAGTGACTGTTCCCAGTTTTTTTATGGGGAAATATCAATTGACACAAAAACAATATCAAGCTATCATAGGAAATAACCCTTCTAACTTTAAAGGTGACAACCGCCCTGTTGAAAGAGTAAGTTGGAATGATGCGGTTAGATTCTGTGAACAGTTAAGCCAACGCACAGGAAAAAACTACACCTTACCCAGCGAAGCAGAATGGGAGTATGCTTGTAGAGCCGGAACTACCACACCATTTTATTTTGGTGAAAGTATTACCCCTGATTTGGTAAACTATGATGGTAATGCAACTTATGGTTCTGCTCCCAAAGGTGAGTATCGTCAACAAACCACAGATGTAGGTTCTTTTCCCCCTAACGCTTTTGGTTTGTATGATATGCACGGCAATGTTTGGGAATGGTGTTGGGATGATTGGGTAGATAACTATAATAACGCGCCTATAGATGGCAGTGCTGCGACAATTAAAAGCGGAAGTAAGCTGCTGCGCGGTGGTTCTTGGTACAACTACCCCAGAGATTGCCGTTCTGCGTATCGTGACGACTACAACCCGGACTACAGGAACGTCAACTACGGGTTTCGGTTGGTAGTTTCCGGCGCAAGGACTCTTTAG
- a CDS encoding M16 family metallopeptidase — protein MTSTLLKSPRLHAPKVHPLPNGLTIIAEQMPVEAVNLNVWVKIGSAVESDAINGMAHFLEHIVFKGTEKLASGEFERRIEERGAVTNAATSQDYTHFYITTAPKDFAELAPLQIDVVCNPSIPQEAFERERLVVLEEIRRSEDNPRRRIYRHTMETAFDVLPYRRPVLGPEAVISQVTPQQMREFHQTWYQPSSITAVAVGNLPVEELIEIVAEGFEKNSQKAQSLTSKNQHLTGVTEPAFTEIVRREFIDESLQQARLIILWRVPGLIDLNDTYALDVIAGILGHGRTSRLVHDLREEKGIVSSISVSNSNYKLQGVFTISAKCDVENLPAVETAIIEHLEKLHTELVKESEIARVQRRVANRFIFGNETPSDRSGLYGYYQSLIGDLEPAFNYPQYIQKQDENHLMQAVQKYLSPSAYAVVVIKPH, from the coding sequence ATGACATCAACTCTGTTAAAATCTCCACGCCTTCACGCGCCCAAGGTGCATCCTCTACCCAACGGTTTAACCATTATTGCCGAGCAAATGCCCGTAGAAGCAGTTAACCTAAATGTATGGGTAAAAATCGGTTCTGCTGTGGAGTCAGATGCTATCAACGGGATGGCTCACTTTTTAGAGCATATTGTATTTAAAGGTACAGAAAAACTAGCCAGTGGTGAGTTTGAACGTCGCATTGAAGAAAGAGGTGCAGTAACAAATGCAGCCACCAGCCAAGATTATACACATTTTTATATCACTACTGCCCCTAAAGATTTTGCAGAATTAGCACCACTGCAAATAGATGTAGTGTGTAATCCTAGCATTCCTCAAGAAGCTTTTGAAAGAGAAAGATTAGTAGTTTTAGAAGAAATTAGACGTTCAGAAGATAATCCCAGAAGGCGCATTTATCGGCACACAATGGAAACCGCTTTTGATGTTTTACCCTATCGTCGTCCGGTACTCGGTCCAGAAGCGGTAATATCCCAAGTTACACCTCAACAAATGCGAGAATTTCATCAAACTTGGTATCAACCATCTTCTATAACTGCGGTTGCTGTGGGTAATTTACCAGTGGAAGAATTAATAGAAATTGTGGCTGAGGGATTTGAAAAAAATAGTCAAAAAGCACAAAGCTTAACATCAAAAAATCAACATTTAACAGGTGTTACAGAACCAGCATTTACAGAAATTGTGCGTCGGGAATTTATTGATGAAAGTCTGCAACAAGCCCGGTTAATAATATTATGGCGAGTACCTGGATTAATTGATTTAAATGACACTTATGCTTTAGATGTGATAGCGGGAATTTTAGGACATGGAAGGACATCTAGATTAGTCCATGATTTACGGGAAGAAAAAGGAATAGTTTCTTCAATTTCTGTGAGTAATAGTAATTATAAACTCCAAGGAGTATTTACAATTTCTGCTAAATGTGACGTAGAAAATTTACCAGCAGTAGAAACAGCAATCATTGAACATTTGGAAAAACTACATACAGAATTAGTCAAAGAATCAGAAATTGCCCGTGTACAAAGAAGAGTGGCAAATAGGTTTATTTTTGGCAATGAAACACCAAGCGATCGCTCTGGTTTATATGGTTATTATCAATCTTTAATTGGTGACTTAGAACCAGCATTTAATTATCCCCAATACATCCAAAAGCAAGACGAAAATCATTTAATGCAAGCTGTCCAAAAATATCTTTCACCCTCAGCTTATGCTGTAGTTGTCATCAAACCACATTAG
- the larB gene encoding nickel pincer cofactor biosynthesis protein LarB: MSQPENLKSLLESVANGTISPDTAFESLKDLAYESVGEFAKIDHHRHIRTGFPEVIWGPGKTPDQIAQIMEVMRQRASVVMATRIQPDVYSILQKKVRGLQYFELARICAIISQEIQPCFHGKIGIVSAGTADLPIAEEAAVTAELYGFRVQRLWDVGVAGIHRLLNNRHLLNSVSVLIVVAGMEGALPSVVAGLADCPVIAVPTSIGYGASFGGLAPLLTMLNSCAAGVGVVNIDNGFGAAVLAGQILRTSEKLRLASET, encoded by the coding sequence ATGAGTCAACCTGAAAATTTAAAATCTCTATTAGAATCTGTTGCTAATGGTACAATTTCCCCAGATACAGCTTTTGAATCTCTCAAAGATTTAGCTTATGAATCTGTCGGTGAGTTTGCTAAAATTGATCACCATCGTCATATTAGAACCGGTTTCCCAGAAGTTATTTGGGGTCCTGGAAAAACTCCTGATCAAATTGCCCAAATTATGGAAGTTATGCGTCAGCGTGCTTCTGTAGTCATGGCCACTCGTATTCAGCCTGATGTATATTCTATCCTGCAAAAAAAAGTCAGAGGTTTACAATACTTTGAATTAGCAAGGATTTGTGCGATTATTTCCCAGGAAATTCAACCGTGTTTTCACGGAAAAATAGGTATAGTTTCTGCTGGCACTGCTGATTTACCCATCGCTGAAGAAGCTGCCGTCACTGCTGAATTATATGGTTTTCGGGTACAACGTCTTTGGGATGTGGGTGTAGCAGGTATTCACCGTTTATTAAATAATCGTCATTTGCTTAATTCTGTATCAGTGTTAATTGTTGTGGCGGGCATGGAAGGAGCTTTACCAAGTGTGGTTGCAGGTTTAGCAGATTGTCCTGTGATTGCTGTTCCCACTAGCATCGGTTATGGTGCAAGTTTTGGCGGTTTAGCTCCTTTATTGACAATGCTTAATTCTTGTGCAGCAGGTGTTGGCGTAGTCAATATTGACAATGGCTTTGGTGCAGCGGTATTAGCAGGGCAAATTTTGCGAACTTCCGAGAAATTACGCTTGGCATCAGAAACATAG
- a CDS encoding NUDIX domain-containing protein, giving the protein MNILAFFSSLIKSIGSLWHVGQTVLGIIFRHPITGTSVIPILPDGRIVLIRRSDDGCWSLPGGMIDWGEDIASAVCRELKEETGLELLNIRRLVGVYSAPDRDPRIHSICIVVEAEVQGEMKVKDHLEVLDIQAFDPSSLPQPQMSHDHARQLEDYLQGLTTLA; this is encoded by the coding sequence TTGAATATTCTGGCTTTTTTTAGTTCATTAATTAAATCTATAGGTAGCTTATGGCACGTTGGACAAACGGTATTGGGTATTATTTTCCGCCATCCCATTACTGGTACTAGCGTGATTCCCATTTTACCTGATGGTAGAATTGTTTTGATTCGTCGCAGTGATGATGGTTGTTGGTCTTTACCTGGAGGAATGATAGACTGGGGAGAGGATATTGCTAGTGCAGTTTGTCGAGAATTAAAGGAAGAAACTGGACTAGAATTGCTGAATATTCGGCGTTTAGTGGGAGTTTATTCAGCACCAGATCGAGATCCCAGAATTCATTCTATTTGTATTGTGGTGGAAGCAGAAGTACAAGGAGAAATGAAAGTTAAAGATCATTTAGAAGTGTTAGACATTCAAGCTTTTGATCCTAGTTCTTTACCTCAACCTCAAATGTCTCATGATCACGCTAGACAGTTAGAAGATTATTTACAAGGTTTAACAACTTTGGCATAA
- a CDS encoding fructosamine kinase family protein, which yields MWQEIDHHISQVTGQKFQTSQHSSVSGGCINQGYAISNDKITYFVKLNKATQGEMFAAEMLGLQQMYETKTIRVPKPVCWGNTNNSSYIVLEWLEMNGGNNKSWQQMGRNLAEMHKTISKKGFGWDLNNTIGSTPQINTWKSDWREFYTEHRLGYQFQLAKRRGGRFPLQDKLIDAIPKLLANHHVEPALVHGDLWGGNAGFTIDGEPVIFDPATYFGDREVDIAMTELFGGFPAAFYQGYQEVIPLEEGYEERKTLYNLYHILNHFNLFGGGYASQANSMIERILRNM from the coding sequence ATTTGGCAAGAAATAGATCACCACATAAGTCAAGTAACAGGACAAAAATTTCAAACCTCTCAACATTCATCTGTAAGCGGTGGTTGTATTAATCAAGGTTATGCCATTAGTAATGATAAAATCACCTACTTCGTGAAACTCAACAAAGCTACTCAGGGAGAAATGTTTGCAGCAGAAATGCTGGGTTTACAACAAATGTATGAAACCAAAACTATCCGTGTTCCTAAACCTGTATGTTGGGGAAATACAAATAATTCTAGTTATATAGTATTAGAATGGCTAGAAATGAACGGTGGTAATAACAAATCTTGGCAACAAATGGGACGAAACCTAGCAGAAATGCACAAAACCATTAGTAAAAAAGGTTTCGGTTGGGATCTGAATAATACTATTGGTTCTACACCCCAAATTAATACTTGGAAATCTGACTGGAGAGAATTTTATACAGAACATCGTTTAGGTTATCAATTTCAACTAGCAAAGCGACGGGGAGGGCGTTTTCCTTTACAAGATAAATTAATAGATGCTATCCCAAAATTATTAGCAAATCATCATGTTGAACCAGCTTTAGTACATGGTGATTTATGGGGAGGAAATGCTGGATTTACTATTGATGGTGAACCTGTGATTTTTGATCCAGCAACTTATTTTGGCGATCGAGAAGTTGATATTGCCATGACAGAATTATTTGGCGGTTTTCCAGCAGCTTTTTATCAAGGATATCAAGAAGTAATTCCCTTAGAGGAGGGTTATGAAGAAAGAAAAACCCTTTATAATTTATATCATATTTTAAATCATTTTAATTTATTTGGTGGTGGTTATGCTTCCCAAGCAAACAGTATGATTGAGCGAATTTTGCGGAATATGTAA
- a CDS encoding serine/threonine-protein kinase translates to MKTKLLNNRYQVIQVLGAGGFGETSLAEDTHLPSRRRFVIKELKPITHDPETSKLIQQRFEREAAILENLGETSDQIPKLYAYFPENGKFYLVQEWIEGQTLSNIIQSKGKLNETVVREILLSLLSVLDYVHSKGIIHRDIKPDNIILRHHDNKPVLIDFGAVKETIRTVINPSGSPVQSIVIGTPGYMPSEQAIGRPVYATDIYSLGLTAIYLLTGKHPQELETHPQTGQILWQQYAAGISPAMVQILTQAIEPRPGDRYTTASKMLYALKSGQNNYDNYKPSHSPTTSATKILNQPTQPIYSPAKTPVIKQVNNPNNWQKPAIIFGGVAIGIVIGLVTASNRQPQPSASVDTNSTVTTEAQTPSVLHTNSPVLEVSPTPVITPTPPIQPEIISNPIPESNSSPEITPQPADKPVIENTSTPPVTSTPQAEIQQQQPQPEAVPSAEVLSDSQKQPEQPPTQPELLPKSEVFSDTQKKPEKNKPKSTGQLNATKIRTSVPTFPTGTSRSTVEAALGKPRRDLRGLWPNTRAVVYEVVPDKIDLGYLFDRDTGRLRQTEVGFAGTVDHQIMQTTLNGLLAGKATAEIQQGLQQIQQRQTDNFTFKKGGVKGQIIRQNCDSIYISVWEADLHDFVDPATANQC, encoded by the coding sequence ATGAAAACAAAACTTTTAAACAACCGCTATCAAGTTATCCAGGTACTCGGTGCTGGTGGGTTTGGGGAAACTTCCCTCGCAGAAGATACCCATTTACCTTCTCGTCGTCGCTTTGTGATCAAAGAACTAAAACCGATTACCCATGATCCAGAAACATCTAAATTAATTCAACAAAGATTTGAGAGAGAAGCCGCGATATTAGAAAATCTAGGGGAAACCAGTGATCAAATTCCCAAACTTTACGCTTATTTTCCCGAAAATGGCAAATTTTACTTAGTGCAAGAATGGATTGAAGGACAAACCCTCAGCAATATTATCCAATCAAAAGGCAAATTAAACGAAACAGTTGTTAGAGAAATTCTTTTAAGTTTGCTGTCGGTTTTAGATTATGTCCACAGCAAAGGTATTATTCATCGAGACATCAAACCAGATAATATCATCCTTCGTCATCACGATAATAAACCAGTGTTAATTGATTTCGGTGCAGTGAAAGAAACTATCCGTACCGTGATCAATCCTTCAGGCAGTCCTGTACAATCTATAGTTATCGGTACTCCTGGTTATATGCCTAGTGAGCAAGCGATCGGTCGTCCTGTGTATGCTACTGATATTTATAGTTTAGGCTTAACTGCTATTTACCTACTCACAGGTAAACATCCCCAAGAATTAGAAACTCACCCGCAAACCGGACAAATATTATGGCAACAATATGCTGCGGGAATATCTCCAGCGATGGTACAGATACTTACACAAGCTATTGAACCACGTCCAGGCGATCGCTACACCACAGCCAGTAAAATGCTCTATGCTTTAAAATCTGGTCAAAATAATTATGATAATTACAAACCTTCCCATTCTCCCACCACCAGCGCCACAAAAATCCTTAACCAGCCAACTCAACCGATATATTCACCCGCAAAAACTCCAGTTATCAAACAAGTCAACAATCCTAATAACTGGCAGAAACCCGCTATCATTTTTGGTGGTGTAGCAATTGGTATTGTAATTGGTTTAGTAACGGCTTCTAACCGTCAACCACAACCTTCAGCTTCAGTGGACACAAACTCCACAGTAACAACAGAAGCACAAACTCCCTCTGTTTTACATACAAATTCCCCGGTTTTGGAAGTTTCACCCACACCAGTAATTACACCAACTCCCCCTATTCAACCTGAAATCATTTCTAATCCTATACCAGAAAGCAATTCTTCCCCAGAAATAACACCACAACCAGCGGATAAGCCTGTAATTGAAAATACTTCCACTCCTCCAGTCACATCCACACCCCAAGCGGAAATACAACAACAGCAACCACAGCCAGAAGCAGTTCCCTCAGCAGAGGTATTATCTGATTCTCAGAAACAGCCAGAACAACCGCCTACTCAACCAGAACTATTGCCCAAATCAGAGGTATTTTCAGATACCCAGAAAAAGCCAGAAAAGAATAAACCTAAGTCAACAGGCCAATTAAATGCCACCAAGATCAGGACAAGTGTACCAACATTTCCTACAGGTACATCCAGAAGCACGGTAGAAGCCGCATTAGGCAAACCCAGAAGAGATTTAAGGGGATTATGGCCTAACACCCGTGCAGTTGTATATGAAGTAGTACCCGATAAAATAGACCTGGGTTATTTATTTGACCGTGATACTGGTAGACTCAGACAAACAGAAGTCGGTTTTGCGGGAACTGTAGATCATCAAATCATGCAAACAACTTTAAATGGTTTATTAGCAGGAAAAGCTACAGCAGAAATTCAACAAGGACTGCAACAAATTCAACAGCGTCAAACAGACAATTTTACCTTCAAAAAAGGTGGAGTTAAAGGGCAAATAATTCGCCAAAACTGCGATTCAATTTATATTAGTGTTTGGGAAGCAGATTTACATGATTTTGTTGATCCTGCAACAGCTAACCAATGTTAA